From the genome of Anaerolineales bacterium, one region includes:
- a CDS encoding methylmalonyl-CoA mutase family protein, with product MHPTMYRGRPWTMRMFAGFGTAEDTNQRFHYLLDQGQTGLSIAFDLPTLMGYDSDAAEAAGEFGKCGVAVSSLEDMETLLKDIPLDKISTSMTINSPAAVIWAMYIAAAENQGVPPERLRGTIQNDILKEYIAQKEYIFPPQPSMRLVTDTVEYGTRCLPEWNTVSISGYHIREAGATAVQELAFTLADGMEYVRWALKRGLDVDEFAPRLSFFFNAHNDFFEEIAKYRAARRVWAREMRDAFRARNPRSWLLRFHTQTAGVSLTAQQPEINAVRVAIQALAAVLGGTQSLHTNSMDEALALPSQPAVKLALRTQQILAQESGVVNTVDPLGGSYFVESMTNRIENQVRRYLQRIDELGGVLPAIEMGFFQREIQESAYRYQREIDEKRRLIVGVNAYEDEQPLRIPLLKIDPQGYQRQIDRLRDLRRRRDNGAVGQALDRLRLACQGAQNTMPLILEAVHAYATLGEIIEVMRDVFGTYVEPSWL from the coding sequence ATTCATCCAACGATGTACCGCGGCAGGCCGTGGACGATGCGCATGTTCGCCGGTTTCGGCACCGCGGAAGATACCAACCAGCGCTTCCACTACCTGCTCGATCAGGGACAAACCGGATTGTCGATCGCTTTCGATTTACCCACCCTGATGGGCTACGACAGCGACGCGGCCGAAGCCGCAGGCGAATTCGGTAAGTGCGGGGTTGCCGTCTCCTCGCTCGAAGACATGGAAACCCTGCTTAAAGACATACCTCTGGACAAGATTTCCACCAGCATGACGATCAACTCCCCCGCCGCTGTGATCTGGGCGATGTATATCGCCGCGGCGGAAAATCAAGGCGTCCCTCCGGAACGACTGCGCGGCACGATTCAAAACGATATTCTCAAAGAATACATCGCCCAGAAGGAATACATCTTCCCGCCCCAACCCTCGATGCGCCTCGTCACGGACACCGTCGAATATGGCACGAGATGTCTGCCGGAATGGAACACCGTCTCGATTTCCGGCTATCACATCCGTGAGGCCGGCGCGACTGCGGTACAGGAATTGGCCTTTACGCTGGCGGACGGCATGGAATACGTTCGCTGGGCGCTGAAGCGAGGACTGGACGTCGACGAGTTCGCGCCGCGCCTGTCCTTCTTCTTCAACGCACACAACGATTTCTTCGAGGAGATCGCCAAGTACCGCGCAGCGAGACGCGTTTGGGCCAGGGAAATGCGAGACGCATTTCGGGCAAGAAACCCTCGCTCCTGGCTGCTGCGTTTCCACACCCAGACCGCCGGCGTCAGCCTCACAGCCCAGCAGCCCGAGATCAACGCCGTCCGCGTGGCGATTCAAGCATTGGCCGCCGTCCTGGGCGGCACCCAATCGCTGCACACCAATTCGATGGACGAGGCTTTGGCCCTGCCGTCACAGCCGGCCGTCAAGCTCGCCCTGCGTACGCAGCAAATTCTGGCCCAGGAATCCGGCGTTGTAAACACCGTCGACCCACTCGGCGGGTCGTATTTCGTCGAAAGTATGACGAATCGGATCGAAAATCAGGTCCGCAGGTATCTGCAGCGCATCGACGAACTCGGCGGCGTGCTGCCTGCGATCGAGATGGGTTTCTTCCAGCGCGAGATCCAGGAGTCTGCATACCGATACCAGCGGGAGATCGACGAAAAACGGCGCCTGATCGTTGGTGTCAACGCCTACGAAGACGAACAACCGCTGCGCATCCCGCTGCTCAAGATCGATCCGCAAGGTTATCAACGGCAAATCGACCGTCTCCGGGATCTGCGCCGGCGGCGCGATAATGGAGCCGTCGGCCAGGCCCTGGACCGGCTGCGACTCGCCTGCCAGGGCGCGCAAAACACCATGCCCTTGATTCTCGAAGCCGTGCACGCCTATGCTACGCTGGGAGAAATCATCGAAGTGATGCGCGATGTCTTCGGAACCTATGTCGAACCGAGCTGGCTGTGA
- a CDS encoding 6-phosphofructokinase, whose amino-acid sequence MANVNKKKGVLGILTGGGDVPGLNPAIRAVTIRALREGYEVIGFRRGWAGTINVLRDKKADNSKSYMTLTEEIVNKAGRTGGTFIHTSRTNPSRVVKDKVPVHLQDTYNEETNDLTPEVLKNLDFLGIDYLIPIGGDDTLSYAVRLFQEGVKCVAIPKTMDNDVPGTDYCIGFSTAVTRTISLTNLLRTSAGSHERFLIIEVFGRYAGFTAMLPTMAGAANRCVIPEYTFKIDRLAQLLVEDRNKNPSRYSVVLVSEGAMFEGGEMIIKDTNKDAFGHMKLGGVGDLVSAKLKEISGKYNNGRQISTITQRLAYLVRGGDPDAIDSIVPMAYGNLALDLILAGVHGRLVVLKNGRYDNVPIDVVTSTSKLVDVDKFYNTDRLRPHYKSFEMKPLFIMTSE is encoded by the coding sequence ATGGCAAATGTAAACAAGAAAAAAGGAGTCCTCGGTATTCTGACGGGAGGCGGCGACGTGCCGGGGCTCAATCCGGCAATTCGGGCGGTCACGATTCGCGCCCTGCGCGAAGGATATGAAGTCATCGGCTTCCGCCGCGGCTGGGCAGGGACGATCAACGTCCTTCGCGATAAAAAAGCCGACAACAGCAAGAGTTACATGACGCTCACGGAAGAAATCGTCAACAAAGCCGGCAGGACCGGCGGCACCTTCATCCACACTTCGCGCACGAATCCAAGCCGTGTCGTCAAGGATAAGGTGCCTGTCCACCTCCAGGATACGTACAACGAGGAGACAAACGATCTCACTCCCGAGGTGCTCAAGAACCTCGATTTTCTCGGTATCGACTATTTGATCCCCATCGGTGGTGACGACACCTTGAGCTATGCGGTCCGGCTGTTCCAAGAAGGCGTCAAATGCGTGGCCATCCCGAAGACCATGGACAACGACGTTCCAGGCACGGATTACTGTATCGGCTTTAGCACCGCCGTAACCCGGACGATCAGCCTGACCAATTTACTTCGAACCTCCGCGGGCTCCCACGAGCGCTTCCTGATCATCGAGGTGTTCGGACGCTACGCAGGTTTTACGGCGATGCTTCCCACCATGGCCGGCGCGGCTAATCGCTGCGTGATCCCGGAATACACATTCAAGATCGACAGGCTGGCGCAGCTGCTGGTCGAAGATCGCAACAAGAACCCAAGCAGATATTCCGTGGTGCTGGTCTCGGAAGGCGCGATGTTCGAGGGCGGCGAGATGATCATCAAAGACACCAATAAGGATGCTTTCGGCCACATGAAATTGGGCGGTGTCGGGGACCTGGTTTCCGCCAAACTGAAGGAAATCTCGGGCAAATACAACAACGGTAGACAGATCAGTACGATCACCCAACGCCTGGCCTACCTGGTGCGTGGCGGCGATCCGGATGCGATCGACTCGATCGTACCCATGGCCTACGGAAACCTGGCGCTGGACCTGATCCTGGCCGGCGTACACGGCCGTCTCGTCGTTCTGAAAAACGGCCGCTACGATAACGTGCCGATCGACGTCGTGACCAGCACATCGAAATTGGTCGACGTCGATAAATTTTACAACACGGATCGCTTGCGCCCGCATTACAAGAGCTTCGAAATGAAACCGCTCTTCATCATGACTAGTGAGTGA
- a CDS encoding radical SAM protein: MNAVRPRYLRLHKEGELQRRAHVARQHERACDLCARYCRVDRSQRVGACRTKLKALVASYGPHHGEEDPLRGWRGSGTIFFSWCNLRCQYCQNADISQSPAGREVDSRELAAIMLSLQESGCHNLNFVSPSHVVAEILEALVIAVDHGLHLPLVYNTGGFDSVEALALLEDVVDIYMPDMKYSDRLTARRLSKVGNYPEVNRSAVKEMHRQVGDLRLDPAGIAQRGLLVRHLVLPHDLAGTEGVVQFIADEISKETYLNVMGQYRPAFKAHRIEHLDRNLRPEEYQRGVELARAAGLTRLDKRTRTPRLIF, encoded by the coding sequence ATGAACGCTGTGCGCCCTCGCTATCTTCGTCTGCACAAGGAAGGTGAACTGCAACGCCGCGCGCACGTTGCGCGCCAACATGAACGGGCATGCGACCTGTGTGCGCGCTACTGTCGTGTCGATCGATCGCAGCGCGTGGGCGCCTGCCGCACGAAATTGAAGGCGCTCGTCGCCTCTTACGGTCCGCACCACGGAGAAGAAGATCCCCTGCGCGGTTGGCGAGGTTCCGGAACGATCTTCTTCTCGTGGTGCAACTTACGCTGCCAGTACTGCCAGAACGCAGACATCAGCCAGAGTCCCGCCGGCCGGGAAGTGGATTCCCGGGAACTGGCCGCGATCATGCTCAGCCTGCAGGAATCGGGCTGCCACAATTTGAATTTCGTCTCGCCCTCCCACGTCGTTGCCGAAATCCTTGAAGCGCTGGTGATCGCCGTCGATCATGGGCTGCATCTCCCGCTTGTCTACAATACCGGTGGATTCGATTCCGTCGAAGCGCTGGCACTGCTCGAGGACGTCGTCGATATCTACATGCCGGACATGAAATACAGCGACCGCCTCACCGCCCGCCGCCTGTCGAAAGTCGGCAACTACCCGGAAGTCAACCGCAGCGCGGTAAAGGAAATGCATCGCCAGGTGGGAGACCTTCGACTCGACCCGGCGGGCATCGCCCAGCGGGGCCTGTTGGTGCGGCACCTCGTCCTGCCGCACGATCTCGCGGGCACGGAAGGCGTGGTGCAGTTTATCGCAGACGAGATTTCCAAAGAAACCTATTTGAACGTCATGGGACAATACCGTCCGGCCTTCAAGGCACATCGAATCGAGCACCTCGACCGAAATCTGCGCCCAGAGGAATACCAGCGCGGCGTCGAGTTGGCCCGGGCGGCCGGACTGACCCGCCTGGACAAACGTACACGAACGCCACGCCTGATCTTCTGA
- the pfkA gene encoding 6-phosphofructokinase produces the protein MTATKIKRMGILSSGGDASGINPCIRAAVRTAITKNVEVMGIYEGFDGLIRGEMEELRARDVGGILQRGGTFLRTARCPEFKTKKGQREALRELNESEIDGLIVIGGDGSMHGAHALAGYEFPVVGAPASIDNDIYGTEMSIGVDTALNTIMEAVDKLRDTASSHQRAFLVETMGRGCGYLALQVGIVCGAEMIIVPEEEATIDEVAEVLENAYARGKNSAIVVVAEGAKLKCSEIAAELNARDIGFETRVTILGHVPRGGSPTAFDRMLASRLGVRAVELLLDGKTDIMVGLQDGAIVGTPLEKVISRKQSPNPRYFEIARMISR, from the coding sequence ATGACAGCGACAAAAATCAAACGTATGGGAATACTATCTTCCGGCGGTGATGCCTCTGGAATCAATCCCTGTATTCGCGCCGCTGTGCGCACTGCAATCACGAAGAACGTTGAGGTCATGGGAATCTACGAGGGCTTCGACGGCCTGATTCGCGGGGAAATGGAAGAACTTCGCGCCCGGGATGTGGGCGGAATCCTGCAGCGCGGCGGAACGTTCCTGCGAACGGCTCGCTGCCCCGAATTCAAAACCAAGAAGGGGCAGCGCGAGGCGCTGCGCGAGTTGAATGAATCCGAAATTGACGGTCTGATCGTGATCGGCGGCGATGGTTCGATGCACGGCGCCCATGCTTTGGCGGGGTACGAATTCCCGGTCGTGGGCGCTCCGGCGTCGATCGACAACGACATCTACGGCACGGAGATGTCCATTGGCGTCGATACGGCCTTGAACACCATCATGGAAGCCGTGGACAAGCTACGCGACACGGCCTCTTCCCATCAACGCGCCTTTCTGGTCGAGACGATGGGCAGGGGATGCGGCTATCTGGCCTTGCAGGTCGGAATCGTGTGCGGCGCGGAGATGATCATCGTGCCCGAGGAGGAAGCCACGATTGACGAGGTCGCCGAGGTGCTCGAAAACGCCTACGCGCGCGGCAAGAACTCCGCCATCGTGGTCGTTGCGGAAGGTGCGAAGCTCAAGTGCAGCGAAATCGCCGCGGAACTCAATGCGCGGGACATCGGGTTTGAAACCCGGGTGACCATCCTGGGTCACGTGCCGCGAGGCGGCAGTCCGACTGCGTTCGACCGCATGCTGGCTTCCCGCTTGGGCGTCCGGGCGGTCGAATTGTTATTGGACGGGAAAACCGACATAATGGTCGGCTTGCAGGATGGAGCGATCGTGGGCACTCCGTTGGAAAAAGTGATCTCACGCAAGCAGTCCCCAAATCCGCGTTACTTTGAGATTGCGCGCATGATCAGCCGCTGA
- a CDS encoding DNA polymerase III subunit alpha, translated as MSFVHLHVHSEYSLLDGLSRIPKLVRRAAELDMPAIALTDHGAMFGIVSFYQQARKAGIKPIIGMETYLAARGMKDRDPKMDGRSFHLLLLAENQTGYKNLLKIATAAQLDGFYYRPRIDREFLAEHSEGLICTTGCMSGEIPRALLQGRPDHARERLDWYYDVFGRDRFFFELQHHDIPELPAVNQQLIDLGKHYQANFIATNDVHYVNPQDAALQDILLCIQTGAVRSDPDRMRMTDPSYYLRPAEEMAQLFGHVPGALENTLLIAERCNVDLDFKGYHLPNFEVPEGYTPQSYLRELCDAGLRGRYGDHASDAVYQQRLEYELSIIHNMGFDTYFLIVWDLCRYAREQGIWYNARGSAAGSIVAYCLGITLVDPIDHGLIFERFLNPGRVSMPDIDLDFQDDLRCKMLEYTANKYGRDRVAQIITFGTLGARAAIRDVGRVLDIPLPEVDRIAKMVPNIPGKPVSIPEALKTVDALREACSETSYLRELIDTAAQLEGVARNAGTHAAGVIITDLPITEYIPLHRPTGGHQDDNPVGAVTQFEMNVLDSLGLLKVDFLGLSTLTVMARACRLIRENHGIDLDIHSIPLDDPDTFELLGRGDVLGVFQVEGAGMRRNLIEMKPRELANVVAMVALYRPGPIEKIPDYIRRMHGQERIEYLHPALEPILKETFGITVYQEQIMYTAMNLAGYSASDADNLRKAVAKKKAAVLRKHRSTFVKGAVENDIPESAANTIFDQWETFARYGFPKGHAADYAVICVETAYLKAHYALEYMTALLSVFKHDSDKVAIYIADCRRRGFDVLPPDINHSGLDFQIEPRTDEESPGAIRFGLGAIKNVGEGAIEKILDARETGGVFKSLTDFAQRVDLRQVGRRAIESLARVGAIDSLADRAAVLESTDRLMAVSASHFRAVEVGQMTFFDSSSAAAESPQFDAAAVGIPRRRQLRWEKELLGVYVSDHPLTPYIDTLSETVTHYSAELEDAIHGQTVVVAGEVSHVRPYQTRSGKPMGFVTLEDLQGNIELVVFSRVWSRVTDWLHEDMIVIVKGKVDLERGEPKILVDHITAELPEGKSDKFRETKLEGIPETNVVDAMIEEPAPVESFPEDFETAVEEVHLSIAESEPPMESVDATLQPEATQGDAQQTPGELAESQAEKKEESPPSGNGKNRPSVEEPTARASNYGPDVESSRGGSSNPQILTILLKSSGDRNKDTLRMRRVHGLLTSYPGNDKYVFHVFEASRRYHLEFPNSTTGYCPELHSQLLSLLGEGTIRVEPLRMQ; from the coding sequence CGGGCGATCCTTTCATCTTCTACTTCTCGCCGAGAATCAAACGGGTTACAAGAATCTGCTGAAGATTGCCACTGCAGCTCAGCTGGATGGCTTTTATTACCGGCCTCGCATCGATCGCGAATTTCTCGCCGAGCACAGCGAGGGGTTGATCTGCACGACCGGCTGCATGTCGGGGGAGATCCCGCGTGCGCTGCTGCAGGGCCGCCCGGATCACGCTCGCGAACGTCTCGATTGGTATTACGATGTTTTCGGGCGCGATCGCTTTTTCTTCGAATTACAGCATCACGACATCCCCGAACTGCCTGCGGTAAACCAGCAGTTGATCGACCTCGGAAAACACTATCAAGCGAACTTCATCGCCACGAACGACGTGCATTATGTAAATCCACAAGACGCTGCCTTGCAGGACATCCTGCTCTGCATCCAAACGGGAGCCGTGCGAAGCGATCCGGATCGCATGCGCATGACGGATCCATCGTATTATCTACGCCCGGCAGAAGAAATGGCGCAGCTCTTCGGCCATGTGCCCGGCGCGCTGGAGAACACGCTGCTCATCGCCGAACGCTGTAATGTGGATCTCGATTTCAAGGGTTATCATCTGCCCAATTTCGAAGTGCCGGAGGGGTATACACCGCAGTCGTATCTTCGCGAGTTGTGCGACGCCGGGCTGCGCGGGCGCTACGGCGATCACGCTTCGGATGCGGTTTATCAGCAACGGCTCGAATACGAACTCTCCATCATCCACAACATGGGATTCGACACCTACTTCCTCATCGTCTGGGATTTGTGCCGCTATGCGCGTGAACAGGGCATCTGGTACAACGCGCGCGGTTCGGCGGCCGGTTCGATCGTGGCCTACTGTCTCGGTATCACTCTCGTCGATCCCATCGATCACGGGCTGATTTTCGAGCGCTTCCTTAATCCGGGACGTGTCTCCATGCCGGATATCGACCTCGATTTCCAGGACGATTTGCGCTGTAAAATGCTGGAGTATACGGCCAACAAGTACGGCCGGGATCGCGTGGCGCAGATCATCACGTTCGGCACCCTGGGCGCGCGTGCGGCGATTCGGGACGTCGGCCGGGTGTTGGACATCCCGCTTCCCGAAGTCGACCGTATCGCTAAAATGGTGCCCAACATCCCCGGAAAGCCGGTCAGCATTCCCGAGGCGCTCAAGACCGTCGATGCGCTGCGGGAAGCCTGCAGCGAGACGTCTTACCTGCGGGAACTGATCGACACGGCGGCTCAACTGGAAGGCGTCGCGCGCAACGCTGGTACGCACGCCGCGGGCGTGATCATCACAGATTTGCCCATCACGGAATACATTCCCTTACATCGCCCTACTGGCGGTCATCAGGACGACAATCCCGTCGGTGCCGTCACGCAGTTTGAAATGAACGTGCTCGATTCGCTCGGACTGCTCAAGGTCGATTTCCTGGGTCTCTCGACGCTCACGGTGATGGCCAGAGCCTGCCGCCTGATCCGCGAGAACCACGGGATCGATCTGGATATTCATTCCATTCCTCTCGACGATCCCGATACGTTCGAGCTGCTGGGCCGCGGAGACGTCTTGGGAGTCTTCCAGGTTGAAGGCGCGGGAATGCGCCGCAATCTGATCGAGATGAAACCGCGCGAACTTGCGAACGTGGTTGCCATGGTCGCGCTGTATCGACCCGGCCCGATCGAGAAGATCCCCGATTACATCCGCCGAATGCATGGCCAGGAGCGCATCGAGTACCTGCACCCGGCTTTGGAACCGATCCTGAAAGAGACATTCGGCATTACCGTTTATCAAGAGCAAATAATGTATACGGCCATGAATTTGGCCGGCTATTCGGCCTCCGATGCGGATAATCTACGCAAGGCCGTGGCGAAGAAGAAAGCGGCAGTCTTACGCAAGCACCGCAGCACCTTCGTCAAAGGCGCCGTCGAGAACGACATCCCGGAGAGTGCGGCCAACACGATTTTCGATCAGTGGGAGACCTTCGCCCGCTACGGTTTTCCCAAAGGTCACGCCGCCGACTATGCCGTGATCTGCGTGGAAACGGCATATCTCAAGGCACACTACGCACTGGAGTACATGACGGCTTTGCTTTCCGTTTTCAAACACGACAGCGACAAGGTGGCAATTTACATTGCAGACTGCCGGCGCCGGGGATTCGACGTCCTGCCGCCGGATATCAATCACAGCGGGCTCGATTTCCAAATCGAACCCAGGACGGATGAAGAATCTCCGGGGGCGATTCGCTTTGGATTGGGTGCGATTAAAAACGTTGGAGAAGGCGCCATCGAAAAAATCCTGGACGCCCGGGAAACGGGCGGAGTATTTAAATCACTCACGGACTTCGCTCAACGCGTGGACTTACGCCAGGTCGGGCGGCGCGCCATCGAAAGCCTCGCCCGCGTGGGCGCCATCGATTCGTTGGCCGATCGCGCCGCCGTGCTCGAATCGACCGATCGTTTGATGGCGGTATCGGCTTCGCATTTCCGCGCCGTCGAAGTCGGGCAAATGACGTTTTTCGACTCGTCTTCTGCTGCAGCGGAAAGCCCGCAGTTCGACGCCGCTGCGGTAGGAATACCGCGACGCCGTCAGCTTCGTTGGGAAAAGGAACTCCTCGGTGTTTATGTTTCTGACCACCCATTGACGCCGTACATCGATACACTCTCGGAAACCGTCACGCACTACAGCGCAGAATTGGAAGACGCCATTCACGGGCAAACGGTCGTCGTGGCCGGTGAAGTCAGTCACGTTCGCCCCTATCAGACTCGCAGCGGAAAACCGATGGGTTTCGTGACGCTCGAGGATCTGCAGGGAAACATCGAACTGGTCGTCTTCAGCCGGGTTTGGAGCAGGGTCACGGACTGGCTCCACGAGGACATGATCGTGATCGTGAAAGGCAAGGTCGACCTGGAGCGAGGGGAACCCAAGATCCTGGTCGACCATATCACCGCCGAGCTGCCCGAGGGAAAATCCGACAAATTCCGCGAGACGAAGCTGGAAGGGATCCCCGAAACGAACGTCGTCGACGCGATGATTGAAGAACCAGCGCCGGTCGAATCCTTCCCCGAAGATTTCGAGACGGCCGTTGAGGAAGTTCATCTGTCCATCGCCGAAAGTGAGCCGCCGATGGAATCCGTCGATGCGACGCTGCAGCCCGAAGCAACGCAGGGAGATGCGCAGCAGACTCCAGGGGAACTCGCCGAGTCACAAGCGGAGAAGAAGGAGGAAAGCCCGCCTTCCGGCAACGGCAAAAATCGTCCTTCGGTCGAGGAGCCCACCGCTCGGGCTTCGAATTACGGGCCCGATGTGGAATCTTCGCGTGGGGGAAGTTCGAACCCACAGATATTGACGATCCTGCTGAAATCTTCCGGCGACCGCAACAAGGACACCCTGCGCATGCGGCGAGTGCATGGTTTGCTGACCTCGTATCCGGGCAACGATAAATACGTGTTTCACGTGTTTGAAGCTTCCCGCAGATATCATCTTGAATTTCCGAACTCGACGACAGGCTATTGCCCCGAGTTACATTCGCAGTTATTATCTTTGCTGGGAGAAGGTACAATTCGAGTAGAACCGTTGAGGATGCAATGA